In Candidatus Methylopumilus universalis, one DNA window encodes the following:
- the dnaQ gene encoding DNA polymerase III subunit epsilon codes for MRHIFLDTETTGLYANQGHRIIEIAAVEIVNRRPTNNSFHFYLNPDREIDPAAQEVHGITLDFLQDKPKFTEIASDFIEFIKDTTLIIHNAPFDVGFINMELGLIERQPIENVVANIIDTLKMAKDMRPGQRNSLDALCRFYNIDNSQRSLHGALLDAQLLAEVYLAMTRGQEDLMIDFQYSGTDIAGEKNTHRPANLFILKASDEELKSHEAYLDKMKGEKKLIW; via the coding sequence GTGAGACATATTTTCTTAGATACAGAAACAACTGGCTTATATGCAAATCAGGGCCATCGAATTATTGAGATAGCAGCGGTTGAAATCGTAAATCGCCGACCCACAAATAATTCTTTTCATTTTTATTTGAATCCAGACAGGGAAATAGATCCTGCAGCTCAAGAAGTTCACGGTATTACTCTAGACTTCTTGCAAGACAAACCAAAATTTACGGAAATAGCTTCTGATTTTATTGAATTCATAAAAGATACAACGCTGATTATTCATAATGCGCCATTTGATGTGGGTTTTATTAATATGGAACTTGGACTAATCGAAAGACAGCCTATTGAAAACGTGGTCGCTAATATTATTGATACGTTAAAAATGGCAAAGGATATGAGGCCAGGCCAGCGAAATAGTTTAGATGCTTTATGCCGTTTTTATAATATAGATAATTCGCAAAGAAGTCTCCACGGTGCCTTGCTGGATGCACAACTTTTAGCTGAAGTTTACCTTGCTATGACTCGCGGACAAGAAGATCTAATGATTGATTTTCAATATAGTGGAACAGATATTGCAGGAGAAAAAAATACTCATCGCCCCGCCAATCTTTTTATTCTTAAAGCAAGTGACGAAGAGCTTAAAAGTCACGAAGCTTATTTGGATAAAATGAAAGGCGAAAAAAAGCTTATTTGGTAA
- the sppA gene encoding signal peptide peptidase SppA encodes MAVRKKTTSKTNTHWEREALEKIALSALGEQKIARRWGIFFKSITFLYLFVLLFFAFGATHTKGGSSSHAALIEINGVIGEKDEVNAKDFFESIQRAYDSRGTKGIILKINSPGGSPVQAGMINDEIKRQKKLHPHIPVYAVVEDICASGGYYIAVAADEIFVDKASIVGSIGVLMDGFGFTDTMKKVGVERRLMTAGSNKAMLDPFSPVNSKQQAFVQEMLNQVHQQFIQVVKDGRGNRLKDSPDTFSGLFWNGEAAIKLGLADSFGNYDYVAREIIKVEEVVDFTTYEGFADRFARKFGASLGSSMNESLRTAILNQKLIIK; translated from the coding sequence ATGGCAGTGAGAAAAAAAACGACAAGCAAAACAAATACGCATTGGGAAAGAGAGGCTTTAGAAAAAATTGCGCTTTCAGCTTTAGGTGAGCAAAAAATTGCAAGGCGCTGGGGTATTTTTTTCAAATCCATTACATTTTTATATCTTTTTGTGCTTTTGTTTTTTGCATTTGGCGCTACGCATACCAAAGGCGGCTCTAGCAGCCACGCTGCATTGATTGAAATAAATGGCGTGATAGGTGAAAAGGATGAGGTTAATGCAAAAGACTTTTTCGAGAGCATACAAAGGGCTTATGACAGTCGCGGCACAAAAGGCATTATTTTAAAAATTAATAGCCCAGGCGGAAGTCCAGTTCAAGCAGGAATGATTAATGATGAAATTAAACGACAAAAAAAATTACATCCCCATATTCCTGTTTATGCTGTAGTAGAAGATATCTGTGCTTCAGGTGGTTATTATATTGCTGTGGCTGCCGACGAAATTTTTGTGGATAAAGCGAGTATCGTAGGTTCTATTGGCGTCCTTATGGATGGCTTTGGTTTTACAGATACCATGAAGAAAGTAGGGGTTGAACGACGACTTATGACAGCAGGCTCAAACAAAGCCATGCTTGACCCTTTCTCTCCAGTTAATTCAAAGCAACAAGCTTTTGTTCAAGAAATGCTAAATCAGGTGCACCAACAATTTATCCAAGTGGTAAAAGATGGCCGTGGTAATAGACTCAAAGACTCCCCAGACACATTTAGTGGTCTTTTTTGGAATGGTGAGGCTGCAATAAAATTAGGGTTAGCTGACAGTTTTGGTAATTACGATTATGTTGCGCGTGAAATTATTAAAGTTGAAGAGGTAGTTGATTTCACGACTTACGAAGGTTTTGCTGATCGTTTTGCACGTAAATTTGGTGCAAGCTTAGGCTCTTCTATGAATGAATCTTTACGAACAGCTATATTAAATCAAAAATTGATTATTAAATAA
- a CDS encoding Rieske (2Fe-2S) protein, producing MSANVKIEIDKKDFQGEGSTVKFEYQIASATQSGFVVLFEGKYHAYLNQCRHMPIELDYKPNEFMDDQKEWIVCSTHGAIYHPASGECISGPCRGEALQKLNVTESNNVLCVEII from the coding sequence ATGAGTGCAAACGTAAAAATTGAAATAGATAAAAAAGATTTTCAGGGTGAAGGCTCAACCGTTAAATTTGAATATCAAATAGCCTCTGCAACGCAATCAGGTTTTGTAGTTCTTTTTGAAGGCAAGTACCATGCCTATCTTAATCAATGCCGGCATATGCCAATTGAGCTTGATTACAAGCCCAATGAGTTTATGGATGACCAAAAAGAATGGATTGTATGTTCTACGCATGGCGCCATATACCATCCTGCTTCTGGAGAATGTATTTCAGGTCCTTGTCGCGGTGAAGCTTTACAAAAATTAAATGTAACAGAATCAAACAATGTATTATGTGTTGAAATTATTTAA
- the orn gene encoding oligoribonuclease yields the protein MSSSDDNLIWLDMEMSGLNTETDKVLEIATVVTDPHLNIIAEGPVIVIHQTDEILNGMDTWNQSTHSKSGLIERVKKSSFDENYASEATIEFLKKHIAPNKSPMCGNSICQDRRFMAKHMPNLESYFHYRNLDVSVFKELSRRWRPTLYQGFKKTSKHEALSDIYDSIDELKYYREHFLKLS from the coding sequence ATGAGCTCTTCGGACGATAATTTAATATGGCTTGATATGGAAATGAGCGGCCTTAATACCGAGACCGACAAAGTACTTGAAATAGCAACTGTGGTGACTGATCCCCATTTAAATATTATTGCAGAAGGCCCAGTCATTGTTATTCATCAAACAGATGAGATATTGAATGGTATGGATACATGGAATCAATCTACCCACTCAAAATCAGGGTTGATTGAAAGAGTTAAAAAGTCGTCTTTTGATGAAAATTACGCTTCAGAAGCAACCATTGAATTCTTAAAAAAACATATTGCACCCAATAAATCTCCGATGTGCGGCAATTCAATCTGTCAAGATCGACGTTTTATGGCAAAGCATATGCCCAATTTGGAAAGTTATTTTCATTATAGAAATCTAGACGTCAGTGTTTTTAAAGAGCTTTCACGTCGATGGAGACCCACGCTCTATCAAGGCTTTAAAAAAACAAGCAAACATGAAGCCTTATCGGATATATATGATTCGATCGACGAATTAAAATATTATCGAGAGCATTTCTTAAAATTATCTTGA
- the crcB gene encoding fluoride efflux transporter CrcB yields the protein MKNFLYIGFAAAMGAWSRWGIGILLNTLHPIYPMGTLTVNLAGAYLMGISMGAFELFSDLSPDLKLIINIGFLGGLTTFSAFTAEIFQLLQKNELVASLTLIALHVVGSVLIAYLGWLSVSFIKQSI from the coding sequence TTGAAAAATTTTCTATATATAGGTTTTGCTGCAGCTATGGGCGCATGGAGTCGTTGGGGCATAGGTATTTTATTAAATACCCTTCATCCGATATATCCGATGGGCACATTAACAGTTAATCTTGCAGGCGCATACTTAATGGGGATATCGATGGGGGCTTTTGAACTATTTAGTGACTTAAGTCCAGATTTGAAACTTATTATTAATATAGGTTTTTTAGGGGGACTTACTACATTCTCTGCATTTACTGCTGAGATTTTTCAGTTACTGCAAAAGAATGAGCTTGTCGCCTCACTCACTCTTATTGCGCTTCATGTCGTTGGGTCAGTATTAATCGCTTACCTTGGTTGGTTATCAGTAAGCTTCATTAAACAATCTATTTAG
- a CDS encoding HAD family hydrolase: MKSPRFDLVILDWDGTVADSTGIIVDAVISAAEGAGVIAPPRALILKTLGLGLNQLLLKLFPHLSSELLEKVAEGYRSHYHANEGNSYLFDGVKEGIERLYQNKCKLAVATGKSRKGLKFALQDTELNRYFLSTKTVDECFSKPHPHMVEAILEETQIPANRAVIVGDTHYDLEMGKNAHIQTIAVTYGAQPKDVLLSYEPLACFDSFNEVVDFLLS; the protein is encoded by the coding sequence ATGAAATCACCACGTTTTGATTTAGTAATTCTAGACTGGGATGGCACTGTAGCAGATTCGACAGGCATCATTGTGGATGCCGTTATTTCAGCAGCCGAAGGCGCTGGTGTTATAGCACCCCCCAGAGCTTTAATTTTAAAAACTTTGGGTCTAGGCTTAAACCAATTATTACTTAAATTGTTTCCTCATTTATCCTCTGAATTATTAGAGAAAGTGGCTGAAGGTTACCGCTCGCATTATCATGCAAATGAAGGTAATTCATATCTTTTCGATGGGGTAAAAGAAGGTATTGAGCGACTTTATCAGAATAAATGTAAGCTCGCTGTTGCTACAGGTAAAAGCAGAAAAGGGTTGAAGTTTGCATTGCAAGATACTGAATTAAATAGATATTTTTTATCAACTAAAACTGTCGATGAGTGCTTTTCTAAACCCCATCCTCATATGGTAGAAGCTATTTTAGAAGAAACTCAGATTCCAGCTAACCGCGCAGTGATTGTAGGTGATACTCACTACGATCTTGAAATGGGAAAGAATGCACATATTCAAACTATAGCAGTGACTTACGGAGCTCAGCCTAAAGACGTGTTGTTGAGTTATGAGCCTTTGGCTTGTTTTGACTCTTTTAATGAAGTTGTAGATTTCTTGTTGTCATGA
- the pgi gene encoding glucose-6-phosphate isomerase yields the protein MSQINQSPIWQALNQHKKDIEPISLREMFKSDATRFDQFHIQFNDLLLDYSKHLISKETINLLVKLAKEADIEGWRDRMFKGEKINSTEHRAVLHTALRNQNETPIMSDGEDVMPKVKNVLKKMRRFSEEVRSGQWKGFTGKAITSVINIGIGGSDLGPAMVCQALKPYGSKTITPYFVSNVDGADLSQALEKCDPETTLFIIASKTFTTQETMTNAYSARDWLLKAAKDNQHIKKHFVALSTNQHVVSQFGIDTENMFEFWDWVGGRYSLWSAIGLSIALYIGMDSFEELLKGGFEMDEHFKTAPIQQNIPMMMGLLGIWNINFFNFSTHAILAYDQGLSKLAPYLQQADMESNGKFINRDGEHIDFHTGPVLWGEVGTNGQHAFYQLLHQGTEIAPADFIMPIESHYKIGKDGDEHHKILLSNFIAQTQSLMLGKTYDEARTEIEKQGFEGEDIESFIPQKTFEGNRPTSSILFQKLTPKTLGQLIAMYEHKIFTQGIIWNINSFDQWGVEYGKQIAKQVLPKLSEKTPTHDFDSSTNGLINYIKKYL from the coding sequence ATGTCGCAAATTAATCAGTCGCCTATCTGGCAAGCGCTAAATCAACATAAAAAAGATATCGAACCCATTTCACTCCGCGAGATGTTCAAATCAGACGCTACTCGGTTTGATCAATTTCATATTCAGTTTAATGATTTACTTCTAGATTATTCAAAACATCTGATTTCAAAAGAGACGATCAACCTCTTAGTTAAGCTTGCAAAAGAAGCTGATATAGAAGGTTGGCGAGATCGTATGTTTAAAGGTGAAAAAATAAACTCCACTGAACATCGTGCAGTGCTTCATACAGCACTTCGTAATCAAAATGAAACACCTATCATGTCCGATGGCGAAGACGTCATGCCTAAAGTTAAAAATGTACTCAAAAAAATGAGACGTTTTAGCGAAGAGGTAAGATCAGGTCAATGGAAAGGCTTCACTGGTAAAGCAATTACGAGTGTTATTAATATCGGCATAGGCGGTTCTGATTTAGGTCCTGCTATGGTATGCCAAGCCTTGAAACCTTACGGCTCAAAAACTATTACACCCTATTTCGTTTCTAACGTAGATGGTGCTGATCTTTCCCAGGCATTAGAAAAATGTGATCCAGAAACAACACTTTTTATTATTGCCTCTAAAACATTTACAACGCAAGAAACAATGACCAATGCATATTCAGCAAGGGATTGGCTTCTCAAGGCTGCAAAAGATAACCAACATATTAAAAAGCACTTTGTTGCATTATCTACAAATCAACATGTCGTATCGCAATTCGGTATCGACACAGAAAATATGTTTGAGTTTTGGGATTGGGTAGGCGGTCGTTACTCTCTTTGGTCTGCGATCGGGCTTTCTATCGCGCTATATATTGGTATGGATAGCTTTGAAGAGTTACTTAAGGGTGGATTTGAAATGGACGAGCATTTTAAAACAGCGCCCATACAACAGAATATTCCAATGATGATGGGATTGCTAGGCATTTGGAATATTAATTTCTTCAACTTTTCAACCCATGCGATCTTAGCTTACGATCAAGGATTGTCAAAACTCGCACCTTATCTTCAACAAGCAGATATGGAAAGTAATGGTAAATTTATCAATCGCGATGGCGAGCACATCGACTTTCATACAGGCCCTGTGCTCTGGGGTGAGGTCGGCACCAATGGCCAGCATGCTTTCTATCAACTCCTGCATCAAGGTACTGAAATCGCCCCTGCTGATTTCATCATGCCTATAGAATCCCATTATAAGATAGGTAAAGACGGTGATGAGCATCACAAAATCTTGCTTTCAAACTTTATTGCGCAAACACAATCCCTCATGCTAGGGAAAACATATGATGAAGCGCGAACTGAGATTGAAAAACAAGGCTTCGAAGGGGAGGATATTGAAAGCTTTATCCCCCAAAAAACATTTGAAGGTAATCGGCCCACTTCATCCATACTTTTTCAAAAACTAACCCCAAAGACTTTGGGTCAACTTATTGCGATGTATGAACACAAGATCTTCACCCAGGGCATCATATGGAATATCAATTCATTTGATCAATGGGGTGTGGAATATGGCAAGCAAATTGCAAAACAAGTTTTACCTAAACTGTCTGAAAAAACACCTACACATGACTTTGACAGCTCTACAAATGGATTAATTAATTACATTAAAAAATATCTATAA
- a CDS encoding RluA family pseudouridine synthase, with the protein MTQNTNTKNIFSHEKATFVIVDEASETQKIDNFLLKILKNVPKSHIYKILRSGEVRVNKKRVDTTYRLQIDDEVRIPPIAVEGERAPHVIEPKQQQTAWLDTNVIFEDDALLAINKPSGYAVHGGSGLNFGVIELIRHARPKAKFLELVHRIDRETSGILLIAKKRSALVNMHDMMRHNRIEKKYTMMVEGEWTDPKKTVELLLKKTFTQGGERRVNVTEDEDDSQNQMSKTIFYLKKSLGPYTLLEAKLITGRTHQLRVQLAHLGFPILGDDKYGDFSLNKVLQKKGLKRMFLHAFSMKMKHPLTEEPLELKAPLPRELDAFLSQQAI; encoded by the coding sequence ATGACGCAAAACACAAACACTAAAAATATTTTTTCTCATGAAAAAGCCACATTTGTTATTGTGGACGAAGCAAGTGAAACACAAAAAATCGATAACTTTCTCTTAAAAATTTTAAAAAATGTGCCTAAAAGCCATATTTATAAAATCCTTAGAAGCGGCGAGGTGAGAGTGAATAAAAAGCGAGTCGATACCACTTATCGTCTTCAAATAGATGATGAAGTAAGAATCCCTCCTATCGCTGTTGAAGGAGAAAGAGCGCCACATGTTATTGAGCCCAAACAACAACAAACGGCTTGGTTAGACACAAATGTTATTTTCGAAGATGACGCGTTATTGGCAATTAATAAGCCAAGTGGCTATGCTGTCCACGGTGGCAGTGGCCTCAACTTTGGTGTTATAGAACTGATTCGTCATGCAAGACCTAAGGCTAAGTTTTTAGAGCTCGTTCATCGTATTGATCGAGAAACTTCCGGCATTTTATTGATTGCTAAAAAGCGGTCGGCGCTCGTGAATATGCACGACATGATGCGACATAATCGCATTGAAAAAAAATATACCATGATGGTTGAGGGAGAGTGGACTGACCCCAAAAAAACAGTCGAACTTTTGCTCAAAAAAACATTCACCCAAGGGGGCGAGAGGCGTGTCAATGTGACTGAGGATGAAGATGATAGCCAAAATCAAATGAGCAAAACCATCTTCTATTTAAAAAAATCTTTAGGGCCTTACACCCTCCTTGAAGCTAAGCTTATCACTGGCAGAACCCATCAACTAAGGGTTCAACTTGCGCATCTAGGCTTTCCTATTTTAGGAGATGATAAATATGGAGATTTTTCCTTAAACAAGGTGCTCCAAAAAAAGGGCTTAAAACGGATGTTTCTTCATGCATTCTCTATGAAAATGAAACACCCCTTAACTGAGGAGCCTTTGGAGTTAAAAGCCCCTTTGCCACGGGAACTTGATGCATTTTTAAGTCAGCAAGCTATATGA
- the queD gene encoding 6-carboxytetrahydropterin synthase QueD → MDITTRLEFDAGHRIPNHKSNCKNLHGHRYAIEVTVTGPIHDDRKSSDFGMVIDFSDVKQIIKDLVVEPWDHAFIVYQDDKEIVNFLKTLPDHKTVIFPVVPTAENMASEAHRILNSEFNKRFDGQLKIKQIRMYETPNSWADAI, encoded by the coding sequence ATGGATATTACAACACGCCTAGAATTTGATGCGGGGCATCGCATACCCAATCACAAAAGTAACTGTAAAAATCTACATGGTCATCGTTACGCAATTGAGGTCACGGTTACGGGCCCTATTCATGACGACAGAAAAAGTTCAGACTTTGGTATGGTGATTGATTTCTCTGATGTAAAGCAAATCATTAAGGATTTAGTAGTTGAGCCTTGGGATCATGCGTTCATTGTTTATCAAGACGATAAAGAGATTGTGAATTTTTTAAAAACACTACCAGATCATAAAACCGTTATATTTCCAGTGGTACCAACAGCAGAAAATATGGCATCAGAAGCTCACCGAATTTTAAATAGTGAATTTAATAAACGCTTTGATGGCCAACTTAAAATAAAACAAATTCGTATGTATGAAACGCCCAACAGCTGGGCTGATGCTATATAA
- a CDS encoding M48 family metallopeptidase has product MDEILRNTFIAVLTLSTGIHLWLARRHINFVSNHKNKVPDAFKKNITLKDHQKAANYAIAKSELGSKDTIIQASLLLLLTLGGLISAISHLFDSISSPLLKDIALILSVMLVTSLIDLPFNYYKTFKIDEAFGFNRMTKKLFFSDLYKQMILGLCLGLPILFVALWMLQNAGVYWWFYLWAVWSLFNLLILAIYPTWIAPFFNKFLPLKDKTLKTKIIALLKKCGFKSQGLFVMDGSARSNHGNAYFTGFGKNKRIVFFDTLLERLNHNEIEAVLAHELGHFHHNHVKKRIVMMFLVSFIGLAILGYLKDQTWFYHALGISEPTNGSALLLFMLVGPTFIFFIRPIMAFYSRQNEFEADRYAKTHSSAKYLKESLVKLYRDNASTLTPDPLYSAFYDSHPPALQRIARL; this is encoded by the coding sequence ATGGACGAAATACTACGCAACACCTTTATTGCTGTTCTTACCTTAAGCACAGGCATTCATCTATGGCTTGCGCGAAGACATATTAACTTTGTATCCAATCATAAGAACAAAGTCCCTGATGCGTTTAAAAAAAATATCACCCTTAAAGATCATCAAAAAGCTGCAAATTATGCAATCGCAAAAAGTGAATTAGGTTCAAAAGATACAATCATCCAAGCTTCATTGCTTCTTCTTCTTACTCTAGGAGGATTGATTAGTGCGATCTCACATCTTTTTGATTCAATTTCATCGCCCCTCTTAAAAGATATTGCACTAATCTTGAGCGTCATGCTTGTTACCAGTCTGATTGATCTACCTTTCAATTACTACAAAACATTTAAGATTGATGAAGCATTTGGCTTTAATCGTATGACAAAGAAACTATTTTTTTCAGATCTTTATAAGCAGATGATTTTAGGGTTATGTCTTGGTCTGCCTATTTTATTTGTTGCATTATGGATGCTGCAAAATGCTGGGGTCTATTGGTGGTTTTATCTATGGGCAGTTTGGAGTTTATTTAATCTTTTAATTCTTGCAATCTACCCTACTTGGATCGCTCCATTTTTCAATAAGTTCTTACCTCTCAAAGATAAGACCTTAAAAACTAAAATTATTGCGCTATTAAAAAAATGTGGTTTTAAGTCTCAAGGATTATTTGTCATGGATGGATCTGCAAGAAGTAACCATGGAAATGCTTATTTCACAGGCTTTGGCAAAAATAAACGTATCGTATTTTTCGATACGCTTTTAGAACGTCTTAATCACAATGAAATTGAAGCTGTCCTGGCTCATGAGCTTGGGCATTTTCATCACAATCATGTTAAAAAAAGAATTGTAATGATGTTCCTTGTAAGTTTTATTGGCCTTGCAATTTTGGGCTATCTAAAAGATCAAACATGGTTTTATCATGCGCTGGGTATTAGCGAGCCAACAAATGGTAGCGCCTTACTTCTTTTTATGTTGGTTGGCCCCACTTTCATTTTTTTTATAAGGCCTATCATGGCATTCTATTCAAGGCAAAATGAATTTGAAGCTGATCGCTACGCTAAAACACACTCGAGCGCAAAATATCTTAAAGAGTCATTAGTTAAACTTTACCGAGATAATGCATCAACTTTAACGCCCGATCCATTATATTCGGCATTTTATGACTCTCACCCCCCTGCATTACAGCGTATTGCAAGACTGTAA
- a CDS encoding Rne/Rng family ribonuclease has product MKRMLFNATQSEELRVAIVDGQKLIDLDIERGSRALKKSNIYKGIVTRVEPSLEAAFVNYGTERHGFLPFKEISPQYFKDATQNRPRIQDVIEEGQEIIVQVTKEERGNKGAALSSYLSLAGRYIVLMPNNPDGGGVSRRVEGEERNEFRDHISNLDIPEGMSVIGRTAGVGSSLEELQWDLNYLKQLWTAIAEASQGQSGAFLIYQEGNLVIRAIRDYFHPEIGEILIDTQEIYDQATQFMNHVMPNYVDRVKLYEDEVSLFSRFQIEHQIESAFSREVRLPSGGAIVIDHTEALVSIDVNSSRATKGSDIEHTAFNTNIEAAEEVAKQLRLRDLGGLVVIDFIDMESQKNQREVENRFRDALHHDRARVQTGKISRFGLLELSRQRLRPSIGESSNSICTKCNGTGSIRDIQSSALHILRMIQEEAMKEHNATISAQLPIEVATFLLNEKRSDIFSLEQRLKVEIILIPNKHLEPPNYSISSAKQEDLANQSKPSYQMMESLNEGNQVLNYKQASNEPKQEPLVKGIIPDTPAPSGSGKPNKTLFGFFKNLIAGDDESTGNSSEEKTEVSEATENNRPRPQHNNRGRNNRNQKFKQHNKKQPQGEIQPSETDASSASEKVTPPVSRPNQDNNKRGRNNNRGRFNKDRGARSNQGPNDFEKKALASQEAPILNKSAAEARPSQVTKTESKPIEASKKPAPPKPRKKVEEKPVDLKAIGLELVETKAKSKPKVAKEVEEKPKKVAPKKTAAWQKKEKAKDEPIVMVETKAAKKKSTK; this is encoded by the coding sequence ATGAAACGTATGCTTTTTAATGCAACCCAATCAGAAGAATTGCGTGTTGCCATTGTAGATGGTCAAAAATTAATCGATCTTGATATTGAACGTGGAAGTCGCGCTTTAAAGAAAAGTAACATCTATAAAGGCATTGTGACTCGTGTAGAACCTTCACTTGAAGCTGCTTTTGTAAACTATGGTACAGAGCGACATGGCTTTCTTCCCTTCAAAGAAATTTCTCCGCAATATTTTAAAGATGCAACTCAAAATCGCCCTCGCATTCAAGACGTTATTGAAGAAGGTCAAGAAATTATCGTTCAGGTCACAAAAGAAGAACGAGGCAATAAAGGGGCTGCACTTTCAAGCTACCTTTCTCTTGCAGGACGATACATTGTATTAATGCCAAACAATCCTGATGGCGGAGGCGTTTCAAGACGTGTTGAAGGCGAAGAACGTAATGAATTCCGCGATCATATTTCAAACTTAGATATTCCAGAAGGCATGAGTGTCATTGGTCGAACAGCAGGCGTGGGTTCGTCTCTTGAAGAACTGCAATGGGATTTAAATTATTTAAAGCAATTGTGGACAGCAATTGCTGAAGCATCCCAAGGTCAATCAGGCGCATTCCTGATCTATCAAGAAGGCAATCTTGTGATTCGCGCCATCAGAGACTATTTCCATCCTGAGATAGGTGAAATTCTTATCGATACGCAAGAGATCTATGATCAAGCCACACAATTTATGAATCATGTGATGCCAAATTATGTAGACCGCGTAAAACTCTACGAAGATGAGGTTTCTTTATTTTCCCGCTTCCAAATTGAACATCAAATTGAATCTGCTTTTTCAAGAGAAGTTAGATTACCTTCCGGTGGCGCTATTGTGATTGATCATACAGAGGCTCTTGTTTCTATTGATGTGAACTCATCAAGAGCTACTAAAGGAAGTGATATTGAACACACCGCATTTAATACCAATATTGAGGCTGCTGAAGAAGTGGCTAAACAATTAAGGCTTCGCGACTTGGGCGGTCTAGTTGTAATTGACTTTATTGATATGGAAAGCCAAAAAAATCAACGTGAAGTAGAAAATCGATTTAGAGATGCGCTTCATCACGATCGCGCAAGAGTCCAAACAGGCAAAATTTCGCGTTTTGGATTGCTCGAGCTTTCGCGTCAACGACTTCGTCCAAGTATTGGCGAGTCAAGTAATAGTATATGCACTAAATGTAATGGCACGGGCTCAATTAGAGATATTCAATCTTCAGCATTACATATTCTTCGTATGATTCAAGAAGAAGCAATGAAAGAACATAATGCAACTATCTCAGCTCAATTACCAATTGAAGTTGCTACATTCCTTTTAAATGAAAAACGTTCAGATATCTTTAGTCTTGAACAACGCTTAAAAGTTGAAATTATATTAATCCCTAACAAACATCTTGAGCCTCCAAATTATTCTATCTCAAGCGCCAAGCAAGAGGATCTTGCAAATCAATCTAAGCCAAGCTATCAAATGATGGAGTCACTTAACGAGGGCAATCAAGTCTTAAATTATAAACAGGCATCTAATGAACCAAAACAAGAGCCTTTAGTAAAAGGTATCATTCCTGACACCCCTGCTCCGTCAGGATCAGGCAAGCCAAATAAAACATTATTTGGCTTCTTTAAAAATCTGATTGCTGGTGATGATGAAAGCACTGGAAATTCTAGTGAAGAAAAAACGGAAGTTTCTGAAGCAACAGAAAACAATCGTCCAAGACCGCAGCATAATAATCGAGGACGTAATAATCGTAATCAGAAATTTAAACAGCACAATAAAAAGCAACCTCAAGGAGAGATTCAGCCTTCTGAAACGGATGCAAGTTCAGCTTCAGAAAAAGTAACTCCTCCAGTTTCAAGACCAAATCAAGATAATAATAAACGAGGAAGAAACAATAATCGCGGACGATTTAATAAAGATCGTGGTGCGAGATCTAATCAGGGTCCAAATGATTTTGAGAAAAAAGCTTTAGCATCTCAAGAGGCACCCATTTTGAATAAATCTGCTGCTGAAGCAAGACCTAGTCAAGTAACAAAAACAGAGTCTAAGCCAATTGAAGCATCGAAAAAACCTGCTCCTCCCAAGCCTAGAAAAAAAGTAGAAGAAAAGCCAGTTGACCTAAAGGCAATCGGTCTTGAGCTTGTAGAAACAAAAGCTAAATCAAAACCTAAGGTTGCAAAAGAAGTAGAAGAAAAGCCGAAAAAAGTAGCGCCAAAGAAAACAGCTGCTTGGCAAAAGAAAGAAAAAGCTAAAGATGAGCCTATCGTAATGGTTGAAACAAAAGCTGCAAAGAAAAAATCTACTAAATAG